The Candidatus Zixiibacteriota bacterium DNA segment CAACGCCAGAATTCGCGTCCGAACGCCGCCCGCAGACGACCGAAACGGCCGGTGATCACCGCCTGATCGACCCACGCGGTGAACTTCTCCTTCCAGTACTCGCCGTGGAACTGTGTGTCATGACGGCCGTCGGAGTCGATGCGGACCCGTGTCCGTGCCGTCAGGTGGTCCGAGGCGCTGTACGACCCGGCTAGGTCGAGTCCGACCCGGTTCTTGGCGTACCCATGGCAAAACTGGTCCAGGCGCATACCCGGTCCCACGGCGAGGCGGACACGGTCGCCCGGTTGCTGGTTACCGCCGGAAGCACCAGTGGCCAACTCCTCGGCGAACTCCTGCCGGAGCCGGGCCCACAGACATCGCGCGCCCTGTGATAACGATGCCGTTGTCGTCATGTCCGCCACCGCCGCCGCGATCTCGCCGCGCGTATACGGGCGCGTGTGCAGAAGCAGCGAGCGAAACTCCCCTTGCGAGGACAACTCGAAGACGGCGTCGTAGATCCAGGAATCGAGCGGGACATCTTCCCACGGGCTGCCGCCGGCTCTGATCCGGCCCGCTCCCAGAACCAATAGGATGGTCAGCAGCAAGCGTAGCCGGGGCGTCTTCATGCCGTCACATTAGAGACCGGCATGGGCGGGGTCAATCCGAAAGACCGTGGCCCGGTCGTCGGTTTCATGGCTCGAATGAACCGTTTCTACGCGGCGCGTCAGGGTCTGTGGACGAAGATCATGGTGGAACGGGTGTTTCTGTCCGCCTTTGATCAGGCGCGGCAGGAATGCTGGCGCCACCATCGGCCATCTTCGCCGTCCCCGGCAGAATTTTCCGCCCGGTTGGTCCAAACACGCCTGGCTGGCGCTCCCTCGACGTTTCCGTCAGCCGTTTGCGTGCGCCTTCGCACGTCCGGGCCGCTACGCTTCAGGAACGGGATGTCCCCCGCATGCCCCCTTCAGCCCGGATCGTTGCCACGTCTCTAATCGGTCCATATGTCAATGTCGATATGAAGATATGGGGATGGTCGAGCACAACTACATCGACTTCGGCGAGGCGGCATCCGAGTCCGGGCTGCCGTCGGTGCTCAGCGAACGTTACCTCCGGGCGGTGCGGGAGTTCTGTCACACATGGGGGCGTGCGATCAAGACCATCTGCCTCTACCCGGCCACCAACCCCCTGCCCGACGAATTCCGCGCCAAATTTCTGAATGCTCTCGCGCCTCTCCTGGAGGAGCGGGAGACCTTGACACTCACGATCTTCGCGGAAGGATTCGACTGCGGTGGACAGACCATTTACGAGACCTTCGGCGACAACAACCTCGCCTACATGTTCTTCGCCGACGGGGTGAGGCAACTTGTCTTCCATCAGGGTCTGACACGCGAGGAATCGGATCGATTCCTGGCGATCTGCGCGGAGGTGTACGGCACTCCGGGCGCACGCGCGGACGTCGCCAACCGTCTCTGGGAGGCGGCATTCGAGCACATCAAGCACTTCACGGTGGACCGGCTGGTCGATGGGACGTACATCGAACCGGTGCGTGACGATGTCCTGTCCGACCGCGCCCACTCTTTCACGGGGCGGCCGTCGCCAGACACACCCGAGCCAGGGGCGGACATGCCGGGTGCCCCGGAGGATACGGCACTCCCCAATCCTTACGCCGGGATCCAAAGCCACCGCTACATTCAGATCATGAAGGCATTTGGGGATGTCTCTTCACTGACAACGGCGGAACGGGACAGGGTCATCGCATTGTCGTGCGGCGACAGCGATCAACCTGGCGAGGAACTCGGGATGGATCTGCTTTCGGAGATGATCCGTTCGAGTGAGAGTTGGCGGATGATCAACGAGTCGGTCGCCGTGCTGGAGCGGCAATTCGAGCACGCCGTGCAGCACAACCGTTGGGATCTGGCACGCCGGCTGCTCGTACGCTGGCACGACGACGCCGCCCAGGCGCCACCGCTGGTCGCCCGACGCCTGACAGCGGCGCTTCCGGTGGCGGCACAAAGACAAAACATCGAGCGTCTCGCCGCCTACCTGAACACCAACCCGCAGGCCGATCTGGAGCCCGTTTCCACGCTTCTGCCGCTGTTTGGACCCCAGGCGATCACGCCGATCACGGCGATGCTCGGAACGCTCGAACATCGCCCGGCACGCATGATGGTCTGCGACTTCCTCGGCAAGCACGGCCGGGAGACCGTCGATCTGATCGGCGGCTTCATCTATGACAAGCGCTGGTATGTCGCCCGCAACGTGGCCATGATCCTGGGTGAGATCGGCCATGAACGTGGTCTGATGTTCCTGCGCAAATCGGCCAAGCACAGCGATCCGCGTGTCCGGCTGGAGACCTTACGGGCCGTGCAACGGATGCACGTTCCGGAGGCAGAGCGGATCCTGCGCGATTTCCTGGAAGACAGCGACGACAGTCTGCGGTGCCGCGCCTTGAGGGCGCTGGGGCAGCGTCCCGGGAGCTGCTCTCCTGAATGGTTGAAAGAGAAGCTCGACACGGAATCACTGACTGGGAAGGACCCGGCGGAGCTGCGGGAGTTGCTGACCGCCTATGCCCGGTTGGGCGGCGGCGAGGCGGTCGAATCGCTCAATCGCTTGGCGCATCGGTCGCCGATGTTGGGCAGGGCCCGTTGGCGCCCGGTACGTTTGGCGGCGATCTGGGCTCTGGGAGCATCAACCGATCCCCGGGCGCAAAGCGAGCTACAGATACTCTCCCGCGGTCGCGACCGTGAACTCGCCCAGGCAGCTCGACTGGCTCTGACCCGTCAGGCGCGCGCCGAGGATGACGCCCAGGAGGATCGCCTGCCATGAGCAGCCATCCGCCCCCGATCACCACGGCGCCATCGGTCGATGCCGAGCAACGGCGGCGCGCCCACACGGTTCTCAAGGCGCTGTTCGCGGCCTGGCGCGCGGCGGCTGTCTATGACGACAACAACGCCGGCTACCGCAGTCGCCGTTCGGAACTGGACGAGGCGCTGGCCGATCTGTTCGACCACGGCAGTGATTGCCGGATCAGCTATCAGAACGACTACCTTTTCTTCAACGGCGAGCGCCTGAACTACGACCGCGAGTTCTCATCCGGACGGCCATTGGCGGAACGGTTCGGTGAATTGGGACTGGGCGATCTGACGATCCACGCCGATGCGTCTCCCGACCAGATCGACCAGGCGCTCTTCGCGCTTGCCGAGGCGGGCCGTCGTCCTGACCGGACATTCGACGCGCTGCGTGAGACATGGACGGGACTTGCGATCACGGGCATCACGATCGGCCCGCTGTCGTTGCACGGCAGCCGGCTCCCATCGTCCGGGGCGACCACAACCAACTCCCAGGAAGCCCGTCGCCGCCGTGCCCTAGCGTTGTTCCAGCGCTCGGAAGCAGTCGTGCAGGATTTCTGGGAGCGGGTACGGGACCGCAACTCCTTTGATTCCGGCTCGGTCCAGCGCACTGTGCATCAATTGATCGACGAAGTTGCCGGCGAGGAGGACATTCTTTTCGAGTTCGCCGCGCTGAAGGATTTCGATGAGTACACGTTCTACCATTCGGTCAACGTCGCCATCTACTCCATCGCCGTCGGCATGCGTCTGGGGCTGGACCGGATGGCGTTGACGCGCCTTGGCCTGGCGGCCATGTTGCATGACATCGGCAAAGTCAAACTTCCGCGCGACCTCATCACCAAACCGAAGGAATTCGACGAGGACGACTGGACGCAGATCAAACGGCACCCGGCGCTCGGCGCTCTCACCATCGCCAGTATGCGACCGCTCGATGCGCAGGTGAGTACGGCGATGGCCGGGGCTTTCGAGCACCACCTCAACGTCGACCTCTCCGGATACCCGACCTTGACAAGACCGAGGGTCCTGCAACTTGAGTCCCGGATCATCGCGCTCTGCGACGCCTTTGACGCGATGACCTCGGGGCGGGTCTACCAGAAAGAGGCGATCAGTCCGGATGAGGCGATGCGGCGGCTCCTCCACCAAGGGGCCACCCGGTATGATCCCTTGGTGGTGAAGGCGTTTGTCCACACGGTCGGTGTCTTCCCGGTGGGAACGGTGGGACGGCTGTCGGATGGATCGCTGGCGGTGGTGATCCGAAACGATTCGACGGATCTATATGCTCCCGTGGTCCTTGTGATCCGCGATGCTCATGGGGTGCCGGTGCGAACAGAGAGGCGACTCGCCCCGCAGCCGGATGCGCCGGCAGACGAACGTCTACATCTGATGGAAATCCTCAACCCGCGGGATGTCGGGGTCAACGTGGCCGACTACATCGGCGTGATTAATCCCGCCGAACCCGACGCATCGAACGAAGCTCTCGCCGGTGTCGCCCTGTAGCGGCGGGTGCTTTGCACCCACCGCCAGGGGGCTCGAAGCCCCGTGTCAGCAAGGGAATGCAGGTTCGAGGACAGCGGGTTTTCAACCCGCTGATGGTGGGTGCAGAGCACCCACCCTACTCCCCGATCTTGAGCACAGCCAGGAACGCCTCCGGCGGGACATCGACTCTGCCGACACGCTTCATGCGCCGTTTCCCCGCCTTCTGTTTTTCCAGGAGCTTGCGCTTGCGGGTGACATCGCCGCCATAGAGCTTGGCGATGACATCCTTGCGCAAGGGCTTGATCGACTCGCGGGCAATCGGCTTGCCGCCGCCCAAGGCGGCCTGGATGACGACTTCGAACTGCTGACGGGGAATCAACTCCTTGAGGACTTCGCACATGCGCCGCCCGATGCGATAGGCGGCATCGCGATGCACCACGGCCGACAAGGCATCGACTGTCTCACCGGCCAGACGGATCTCCAAACGCTCCAGCGCGCTGACCCGGTATTCGAGATAGTCATAGTCGAGGGAGCCGTATCCGCGCGTGACCGACTTGAGCCGGTCGTAGAAATCGAAGATGATCTCGGCCAGTGGGAAGTCGAAGATCAGTCGCGCCCGGTCGCCGGCGACGTATTCGGTGTTCAGGTACGAGCCGCGCTTGCCGGTGGACAGGGTCATCACCGTCCCAACGGCGTCGGTCGGGCAGACGATGTGAGCCCGCACATACGGCTCGGCGATCGACTGGTATTGCCCCCGCGGCGGCACATCCGCCGGATTGTCGATCGTCCGCACGGTGCCGTCGTTCATCGTGACCTCGTATTCGACGTTCGGAACAGTCGCGACGATCGGCTGATTGAACTCACGCGCCAGCCGCTCGCGTACGATTTCCAGATGCAAGAGCCCGAGAAACCCGCAACGGAATCCGAATCCCAACGCCAGCGAGCGCTCGGGAACGAATGACAACGAGGCGTCATTAAGTCGTAGCTTATCCAAGGCGGTGCGCAGGTCGCCATAGCGATCGGAGTCGGCCGGATACAGACCGGAGAAGACCATCGGCTTGATGGCGCGGAAACCGGGCAGTGCCTCCGCGGCGGGTTCATCGGCATTGGACACGGTGTCGCCGACGCGCGCCTCGTGGATGTCCTTGAGGTGTGCCGTGATGTAGCCGACCTCTCCGGCAGCCAGATGACCGGTCGGGATGTACCCCAGTTGCAGGATGCCGACCTGGTCGGCGTCATGCCGGTGCTCGGGCTGGGCGAAGAACCGGAGCGGATCCCCGTCCCTAAGCTCACCGTCAAACACGCGCACATAGACCACCGCGCCCTGATACGAATCGTGCGCCGCATCGAACACGAGCGCACGCAGCGGTGCTGCCACATTCCCTGACGGCGCTGGGATACGACGGATGATCTCTTCCAACAGCTCGGGCGTGCCCAATCCGGTCTTGGCGGAAACGCGCAGGACATCGCGCGGCTCGCAGGACAAGAGGTTGGCGACCTCGGCGGCGTGACGGTCGCAGTCGGCCTGCGGCAGATCGATCTTGTTCAGGACCGGGATGATCGTCAGCCCCGCCTCGATCGCCAGGTAGGCATTGGCGACGGTCTGCGCTTGGATTCCTTGGGCCGCGTCGACGACAAGTATCGCCCCTTCACATGCCGACAGCGCGCGCGAAACCTCGTAGTTGAAATCCACGTGTCCGGGGGTGTCGATCAGATTGAGGACATACTCCGCGCCGTCGGCGGCGACATGGCGCATGCGAATGGCATGGGATTTGATCGTAATGCCGCGCTCGCGTTCGAGGTCCATGTTGTCGAGGACCTGCTCGCGCATCTTGCGCGCCTCAATCGTGCCGGTGATCTCCAGCAGACGGTCGGCGAGGGTCGACTTGCCGTGGTCGATGTGCGCAATGATCGAGAAATTGCGGATGTGCTGTTGGTCCATGGTCACTCGGTCTGCTCCGGCGGCGCCATCACCAAGGTGGCCCACCCATGCCAGTTGTCGGCCGTCGAAGCGACCAATGGTACGGATTCACCGAGTGCTTCACAAGCACCCGCGCCTCATGCTGAAATTCGCCACGATTGGCAGCAGGTGCAGAACACCCACCGCACTGGAATGGGCACGCTTAATGACATATACTGGAGTGATGCCCCATCTCCTCACCATCGACATCGGCAACACCACCGCCCACGTGGGGGCGTTTGAAGGTGATCGGCTGGTGTTCTCGTTCCGACTGGCGTCGACACACGCACGGACGGTCGATGAGGCGGCGATGTTGCTCCGTCAACTGCTGGCCGATGCACGGATCGCGCGCGATGGCATCTCCGGCGCGGTCGTCTGTTCGGTCGTGCCGGTCCTGACCCCGGTCATCGAAGCGGCGGTCGAGGCAGTCATCGGCTCAAGGCCACATGAAGTAACCCACCGTTCCCGGCTGAACATCCGGATTGCGACGACATTCCCGGAGCAGGTCGGCGCCGATCGGATCGCCAATGCCGAGGGATTCTGGGTGGAGCACCACTCGGCGGGGATCGTGGTCGACTTCGGGACGGCGACGACGTTCGATGTGATTTCCCAAGACGGCGCCTACCTCGGCGGCGCTATTGCTCCGGGGATCGAGACATCCGCCGAACGCCTCTCCCATAAGGCGGCGCAGTTGTTCAAAGTCGCCATCACCTCACCGTCATCTGCCATCGGCAAGACGACCGAAGACGCACTCCGTTCAGGGCTGTACCATGGCACGATCGGTGCGGTCGACGAGATCGTCTCCCGCATCGCTGCTGAGATGGGCGGCGTTCCCAAGGTGATCGCCACCGGCGGCTTGGCACCGCTCATAGCCGAAGGGTCGAAGACGATACAGTTGGTCGATCCGATCTTGACCCTCAAGGGCCTCCGGGCCATCTGGCTGGGCAATCGCCCCGTGTCGTAGCAACCGCGCTTGGCATGATCACACGGCCCTCGTGCCCACCCTTCGGGTGGGGCACCGGACGTTCATCGCCAAGGGAAATCGAACGAGGGAGCCCCGAAGGGGCGAAAGAACCCAGCCCACGGCGTGAGCCGTGGGACAGCCGGCCTAATGACATCGCCTTAATGCATTGAATGGCAATGCGATAAGCAATGGACACCACCTCGTCCCGGAACAACGTCCCGTACCGAAAAGATTTGCGCCCATCGCCCGATAGCGCGTATAATGGGGCACGATGTTAGCACTCGTTGACATCGAGTGCTAACAGCGGCTGTGGACGACAATACATCACTGTATAGGAGCGAACCAACACACAGGAGGAGCACGATGAACGTGAAGCCGCTGGCGGATCGCGTGGTGATCAAGCCGCTCGACACGGAAAA contains these protein-coding regions:
- a CDS encoding HEAT repeat domain-containing protein, with translation MGMVEHNYIDFGEAASESGLPSVLSERYLRAVREFCHTWGRAIKTICLYPATNPLPDEFRAKFLNALAPLLEERETLTLTIFAEGFDCGGQTIYETFGDNNLAYMFFADGVRQLVFHQGLTREESDRFLAICAEVYGTPGARADVANRLWEAAFEHIKHFTVDRLVDGTYIEPVRDDVLSDRAHSFTGRPSPDTPEPGADMPGAPEDTALPNPYAGIQSHRYIQIMKAFGDVSSLTTAERDRVIALSCGDSDQPGEELGMDLLSEMIRSSESWRMINESVAVLERQFEHAVQHNRWDLARRLLVRWHDDAAQAPPLVARRLTAALPVAAQRQNIERLAAYLNTNPQADLEPVSTLLPLFGPQAITPITAMLGTLEHRPARMMVCDFLGKHGRETVDLIGGFIYDKRWYVARNVAMILGEIGHERGLMFLRKSAKHSDPRVRLETLRAVQRMHVPEAERILRDFLEDSDDSLRCRALRALGQRPGSCSPEWLKEKLDTESLTGKDPAELRELLTAYARLGGGEAVESLNRLAHRSPMLGRARWRPVRLAAIWALGASTDPRAQSELQILSRGRDRELAQAARLALTRQARAEDDAQEDRLP
- a CDS encoding HD domain-containing phosphohydrolase, whose product is MSSHPPPITTAPSVDAEQRRRAHTVLKALFAAWRAAAVYDDNNAGYRSRRSELDEALADLFDHGSDCRISYQNDYLFFNGERLNYDREFSSGRPLAERFGELGLGDLTIHADASPDQIDQALFALAEAGRRPDRTFDALRETWTGLAITGITIGPLSLHGSRLPSSGATTTNSQEARRRRALALFQRSEAVVQDFWERVRDRNSFDSGSVQRTVHQLIDEVAGEEDILFEFAALKDFDEYTFYHSVNVAIYSIAVGMRLGLDRMALTRLGLAAMLHDIGKVKLPRDLITKPKEFDEDDWTQIKRHPALGALTIASMRPLDAQVSTAMAGAFEHHLNVDLSGYPTLTRPRVLQLESRIIALCDAFDAMTSGRVYQKEAISPDEAMRRLLHQGATRYDPLVVKAFVHTVGVFPVGTVGRLSDGSLAVVIRNDSTDLYAPVVLVIRDAHGVPVRTERRLAPQPDAPADERLHLMEILNPRDVGVNVADYIGVINPAEPDASNEALAGVAL
- the lepA gene encoding translation elongation factor 4, with translation MDQQHIRNFSIIAHIDHGKSTLADRLLEITGTIEARKMREQVLDNMDLERERGITIKSHAIRMRHVAADGAEYVLNLIDTPGHVDFNYEVSRALSACEGAILVVDAAQGIQAQTVANAYLAIEAGLTIIPVLNKIDLPQADCDRHAAEVANLLSCEPRDVLRVSAKTGLGTPELLEEIIRRIPAPSGNVAAPLRALVFDAAHDSYQGAVVYVRVFDGELRDGDPLRFFAQPEHRHDADQVGILQLGYIPTGHLAAGEVGYITAHLKDIHEARVGDTVSNADEPAAEALPGFRAIKPMVFSGLYPADSDRYGDLRTALDKLRLNDASLSFVPERSLALGFGFRCGFLGLLHLEIVRERLAREFNQPIVATVPNVEYEVTMNDGTVRTIDNPADVPPRGQYQSIAEPYVRAHIVCPTDAVGTVMTLSTGKRGSYLNTEYVAGDRARLIFDFPLAEIIFDFYDRLKSVTRGYGSLDYDYLEYRVSALERLEIRLAGETVDALSAVVHRDAAYRIGRRMCEVLKELIPRQQFEVVIQAALGGGKPIARESIKPLRKDVIAKLYGGDVTRKRKLLEKQKAGKRRMKRVGRVDVPPEAFLAVLKIGE
- a CDS encoding type III pantothenate kinase gives rise to the protein MPHLLTIDIGNTTAHVGAFEGDRLVFSFRLASTHARTVDEAAMLLRQLLADARIARDGISGAVVCSVVPVLTPVIEAAVEAVIGSRPHEVTHRSRLNIRIATTFPEQVGADRIANAEGFWVEHHSAGIVVDFGTATTFDVISQDGAYLGGAIAPGIETSAERLSHKAAQLFKVAITSPSSAIGKTTEDALRSGLYHGTIGAVDEIVSRIAAEMGGVPKVIATGGLAPLIAEGSKTIQLVDPILTLKGLRAIWLGNRPVS